In a single window of the Debaryomyces hansenii CBS767 chromosome A complete sequence genome:
- a CDS encoding DEHA2A01914p (similar to uniprot|P32857 Saccharomyces cerevisiae YKL039W PTM1 Putative membrane protein) gives MQLIYHKKLSVITGLFILSLINLVSGYVTKFNELNSQVCSGIYSKHDWGGSFKPSIEIKLLSYGKDKYDSKSKDQKEKEDISVSYVIFEYKDLGNIGYDLGDGKYRYICDDYAINDLGICEKKQKGKFIIQSTSPNSTIMTSSFNHLGEANIHYNVSRSGYYCISTVSMNDKSYSGTMNFQNAFGHLSASEIPKLPAYGILTIFYAIALALYGFQFYKKRNQNQILPLQRYLLAMLGFLTFDTIVVWSYYDLVNRTRNPSAGFVTFYMFFLSFMNAMKISFSFFLLLCISLGYGVVVLKLKKSVMLKCKILAGCHFVATMVYLVSNYYNGSAYTTSSGSSRSMNNSGAGDFLGLLPLIPVTITLTAYYLAVLISIKKTTANLHKQRQIIKLQLYQNLFRIIFSSVILTFGGLILSSFIYLSMSTTEMIEEHWKGAFFIFDFWPSVVFYGVFMGVAWLWRPTETSYMLAISQQLSTEETADNEDGEADIGQGYHRGHEFELDDLSLISHSDNENQPPADHDSFELSRDENPPPQYSETDDDNKKSKKKEEPSETGNTLFELGEESDDENKDDDRLNSK, from the coding sequence ATGCAATTAATATATCATAAGAAGCTCAGCGTGATAACTGggttatttatattatcgttaataaatttagtTTCGGGATACGTTACAAAGTTTAATGAACTAAATTCTCAGGTGTGTTCAGGTATATATTCTAAGCATGATTGGGGTGGAAGCTTTAAACCAAGTATTGAGATCAAATTGCTTTCGTACGGTAAAGATAAATACGACTCCAAATCAAAGGATCAAAAGGAGAAGGAAGATATTTCTGTGAGTTAtgttatttttgaatataagGACTTAGGAAACATTGGGTATGATCTTGGCGATGGGAAGTATAGATACATTTGTGACGATTATGCAATCAACGACTTGGGAATATGTGAAAAGAAGCAAAAGggtaaatttattatccaACTGACATCCCCTAACTCGACGATTATGACGTCGTCATTTAACCATCTTGGAGAGGCAAATATTCATTACAATGTGTCAAGATCCGgatattattgtatttcGACTGTATCGATGAACGATAAGAGTTATTCGGGGACAATGAACTTCCAAAATGCATTCGGTCATTTGAGTGCTAGTGAAATTCCAAAGTTACCAGCATACGGTATATTGACTATATTCTACGCCATTGCGTTAGCGTTGTACGGATTCCAATTCTACAAGAAGAGAAATCAGAACCAGATCTTGCCTTTGCAAAGATACTTGTTAGCTATGCTAGGATTCTTGACTTTCGACACTATCGTCGTCTGGTCATATTATGACTTAGTAAACAGAACCAGGAACCCACTGGCGGGATTCGTGACATTCTACATGTTCTTCCTTTCTTTCATGAATGCCATGAAaatttccttttccttTTTCTTGTTATTATGTATTTCATTGGGTTATGGTGTTGTTGTGCTCAAGTTAAAGAAAAGTGTCATGTTGAAATGTAAAATCTTGGCTGGTTGTCACTTTGTTGCCACAATGGTCTACTTGGTTTCCAATTACTACAATGGATCGGCTTACACCACGTCATCAGGTTCTTCGAGGTCCATGAATAATTCTGGCGCTGGCGATTTTCTTGGATTATTGCCATTGATTCCAGTTACTATAACTTTGACTGCTTACTATTTGGCagtattaatatcaattaagAAAACTACCGCCAATTTACATAAACAGCgtcaaattattaagttACAACTTTACCAAAACTTGTTCAGAATTATCTTCCTGTCTGTTATTTTAACTTTCGGGGGATTAATTTTGTCGTCGTTTATCTACTTAAGTATGTCCACAACTGAGATGATCGAGGAACATTGGAAAGGTGCcttctttatttttgatttctggCCAAGTGTTGTATTCTACGGTGTTTTCATGGGAGTTGCATGGTTATGGAGACCAACAGAAACTAGTTACATGTTGGCAATTTCACAACAATTGTCTACAGAGGAAACTGCTGATAATGAGGATGGTGAAGCCGATATTGGGCAGGGATACCACCGCGGTCATGAATTTGAGTTGGATGACTTATCTTTAATAAGTCACAGCGACAATGAAAACCAACCTCCTGCGGATCACGATAGTTTCGAATTATCGAGAGATGAAAACCCTCCTCCTCAATATAGCGAAACCGATGACGACAATAAGAAgtcaaagaaaaaagaagaacCTTCTGAGACAGGTAATACACTCTTTGAATTAGGAGAAGAGAGCGATGATGAGAATAAGGATGATGATCGCTTAAATagcaaataa
- a CDS encoding DEHA2A01980p (weakly similar to CA3944|IPF4750 Candida albicans) codes for MIKNIPIGRANVAAGITDPLQWSENSQLAVNNGSQLTILDPKLPLIHQSITSSTYGDGSSSFTMLDPKKLFDISSILDSESIDGLNLRNLDNIIIESANEKFSFGRITEPLITSHYWSPLNPTSKDCYLGVLFNTSELLIFQRSNFRPSNYAVKINVFHELLSKLHLTDESFSNGEISMNYEQYLSLKVQCFRFNQITGNNETRLFLSLGLANNNISICELCDGLPVFLNIDTGETIFKHSWSPWLIKAGKYHSYLVVTTSMNSVILYELTFDPNSNSINSSEHVCLQKSSRFLISQCAFHPIGNAMLLMITNTKKLKVFTIDTLNKVHEANHDLSTSSLVTGTFNVSENEAVLDINIAFETGQFELVSFDLKTRSIQAKTPHNSLTKFVSKNLHKYQLYNSKQHDVEESENNATTPFLNNVVEGNFINYCTRLNSNGLVSVIYRIYPKNVLNYTILSKFEFNIGFIPIREVYTQMEGTRLSCTSLSYLNQLWFNKYNEIPKFPKLISDNKQDEINSFIESIQSFRKNNFIDISGAAIDINNIADLRKYLIVNFVENDTIKNLQYLFNFNTIVSKSLSILTSKFPDTNNISEVERQIDREQKQIERIIIKHLCKLIISFVNQYNPEITSNLDQFIVINYYLLMSETDTTFESKFPIETEIKLTTRFFEESFRVSVNDIIDDNTTDMTTSTTNHKWSRCKLTFLPILELKNKVDELKMFNYIIYEHMPKESWIINTLMETLDFCIYSGNKKYEIS; via the coding sequence AtgattaaaaatattccaattggTAGAGCTAATGTTGCCGCTGGAATAACTGACCCTCTTCAGTGGTCAGAAAATCTGCAATTAGCTGTGAACAATGGTAGTCAGCTTACAATATTGGATCCAAAGCTCCCgttaattcatcaaagTATAACTAGCTCAACTTATGGTGATGGATCGTCTTCATTCACTATGCTTGATCCTAAAAAGTTATTTGATATCAGCTCTATATTAGACTCGGAAAGTATTGATGGGTTGAACTTGAGAAACTtagataatattattattgaatccGCTAATGAGAAGTTTAGCTTCGGGAGAATCACAGAACCGCTTATAACCAGCCATTATTGGTCACCACTAAACCCTACATCTAAAGATTGTTACTTGGGGGTATTGTTTAATACATCAGAGTTGTTGATTTTTCAGAGATCTAATTTCAGGCCGAGTAACTATGCGGTCAAGATAAATGTTTTCCATGAATTGTTATCAAAGTTACATCTAACAGACGAAAGCTTCTCAAATGGAGAAATAAGCATGAATTATGAGCAATACTTATCCTTAAAAGTTCAATGCTTTCGCTTTAATCAAATAACTGGTAATAATGAAACAAGACTCTTTTTAAGCTTGGGTTTGGCGAATAACAACATTTCGATCTGTGAATTATGTGATGGCTTACCTGTATTCCTCAATATTGACACTGGTGAAACCATTTTTAAGCACTCTTGGTCTCCCTGGCTTATTAAAGCTGGAAAATATCATAGTTATCTCGTGGTAACTACTTCAATGAACTCGGTGATTTTATATGAACTCACATTCGATCCAAATTCGAATTCAATTAATAGCTCAGAACATGTATGCTTACAGAAAAGCTCCCGGTTTTTAATAAGTCAATGTGCTTTCCATCCGATAGGAAATGCCATGCTTCTCATGATAACTAATaccaaaaaattaaaagtTTTCACAATTGATACGTTGAACAAAGTTCATGAAGCAAATCATGATTTATCTACATCTTCATTGGTTACAGGGACCTTCAATGTGTCAGAAAATGAAGCTGTCTTGGATATAAATATTGCATTTGAGACTGGACAATTTGAACTTGTTCTGtttgatttgaaaactAGAAGCATTCAAGCAAAGACGCCTCATAATAGCTTAACCAAATTTGTATCGAAGAACTTACACAAGTATCAGctttataattcaaaacaaCATGATGTGGAAGAATCGGAAAATAATGCGACGACACCATTCTTAAATAACGTGGTTGAAGgtaattttatcaattactGTACAagattgaattcaaatggACTTGTTTCCGTGATTTACAGGATTTACCCTAAGAATGTATTGAATTACACAATTTTATCTAagtttgaatttaatataggCTTCATTCCTATAAGAGAAGTATATACACAAATGGAAGGAACTAGACTTTCATGTACGTCTTTAAGTTACTTGAATCAGTTGTGgttcaataaatataatgaaattcccaaatttccaaaattgaTTAGTGATAATAAACAAGACgaaatcaattcatttattgaaaGCATTCAAAGTTTTAGAAAAAATAACTTCATTGATATAAGTGGTGCCGCTATTGATATAAACAATATAGCGGACTTGAGAAAATACTTGATTGtaaattttgttgaaaatgatacGATTAAGAATTTACAGTATTTGTTTAACTTTAATACTATCGTGTCAAAATCCTTAAGTATCTTAACATCCAAATTTCCTGataccaataatataaGTGAAGTTGAACGTCAAATTGATCGTGAGCAGAAACAAATCGAAAGAATCATAATAAAGCACCTATgcaaattgataatatccTTTGTCAATCAATATAATCCTGAGATAACTTCTAACTTGGATCAATTCATAGTTATTAATTATTACCTACTTATGTCAGAAACCGATACAACATTCGAATCAAAGTTCCCAATAGAAACCGAAATCAAATTAACCACTAGATTTTTTGAGGAATCGTTCAGAGTGTCAGTTAATGACATTATAGACGACAATACTACTGATATGACTACTTCCACCACAAACCATAAATGGAGTAGATGCAAATTAACATTTTTGCCAATATTGgagttgaaaaataaagtggatgaattaaaaatgttTAACTATATAATCTATGAACATATGCCTAAAGAGAGCTGGATAATAAATACGTTGATGGAAACCCTAGATTTCTGTATATACAGtggaaataaaaaatatgagATCAGTTAG
- a CDS encoding DEHA2A01936p (similar to uniprot|Q04062 Saccharomyces cerevisiae YDR427W RPN9 Non-ATPase regulatory subunit of the 26S proteasome), producing MSAMDVDRDVYTVLSTLRSETESNELINIFYQLEDYFERKLYHQLTLTLNEFYENPESKNNRLRIKIYDLFISQFSQKLNSIQVVDFLLASFEDDKEECLNKLLQLKETFVKQLRNNYTNKSEIEETINNDESIIYIDLQIARYYLILNNLEKSETILEHLNPKFESTFENEFSSKINSAFYLTKCQLYKINENYNLFYLNGLLYLSSIKNKSLSIEEQQMLCYDLCIAALLGDKIYNFGELLLHDILNCFKDSQYDWLYNLIHNLNSGNLKNFNKWLAIGFQKSPFLKTFEVFLKQKVIIMSLLELISMKSTTNKQLNFKEISEFTGTPVNDVEHLIIKCFSLNLIKGYINQIDEVLVVTWLQPRILNLDQVNVLYNHLCKWNGQVEGLAKEVHKNGGSIWAGL from the coding sequence ATGTCAGCAATGGATGTCGACCGTGACGTATATACCGTGTTAAGTACATTGAGGCTGGAAACAGAATCAAATGagttaattaatattttttacCAATTAGAAGactattttgaaagaaaattatatcatcaattaacGTTAACATTAAATGAATTCTATGAAAACCCAGAATCGAAAAATAATCGATTAAGAATCAAGATCTATGACCTTTTCATCAGTCAATTCTCacagaaattgaattctatTCAAGTAGTTGATTTCTTATTGGCTAGTTTTGAAGATGACAAGGAAGAATGCTTAAACAAGTTATTGCAATTGAAGGAAACCTTTGTAAAGCAATTGAGAAATAATTACACTAATAAATCGGAAATTGAGGAAACGatcaataatgatgaatctATAATTTACATTGATTTGCAGATAGCCCGTTACTACttaatattgaacaacTTGGAAAAATCAGAAACCATTTTAGAGCATTTAAATCCAAAGTTCGAAAGcacatttgaaaatgaattcaGCTCCAAGATCAATTCGGCGTTTTACCTTACCAAATGTCAATTGTACAAGATTAATGAAAACTACAACTTATTTTACTTGAATGGATTATTATACTTATCATCGATAAAGAACAAGAGCTTGTCGATCGAAGAGCAGCAAATGCTATGCTACGACCTCTGTATTGCTGCCTTACTAGGAGATAAGATTTATAACTTTGGTGAATTGCTTTTGCATGATATCTTGAACTGCTTCAAGGATTCTCAATATGATTGGTTATATAACTTGATccataatttaaattccggtaatttgaagaatttcaataagTGGTTGGCAATTGGATTCCAAAAGTCtccatttttgaaaacCTTCGAAGTATTCTTAAAGCAAAAGGTTATTATAATGTCGTTATtagaattgatttcaatgaaatctACTACAAACAAACAATTAAACTTTAAGGAGATTTCAGAATTTACAGGCACCCCTGTTAATGATGTGGAACATTTGATTATCAAATGTTTCTCATTGAATCTTATAAAAGGGTATATCAATCAAATTGACGAAGTGTTGGTGGTAACCTGGTTGCAACCAAGAATCTTGAACTTAGATCAAGTCAATGTGTTGTATAATCATTTATGTAAGTGGAATGGCCAAGTTGAAGGATTAGCTAAAGAAGTGCATAAAAATGGTGGCTCAATCTGGGCCGGCTTATAG
- a CDS encoding DEHA2A01958p (similar to uniprot|Q9C454 Emericella nidulans Transmembrane protein UsgS), whose translation MASPILISNPSSSVSVLAIVRGVQLALLGGYRSLQNRQLYEIDVCCLALRLIQMSIIIQIILWTPAYFCRFATYILSYLFNRNLAIDFDGDYLLSILNMNYMMISSIRFFEPRLDGIFLMTLSFMDSKSDQQYYANLMRLSFEHNEDLESHISILTSIKRKYNNSIQFRKFVKTNTKTILSTLSIYLMCNKSSKLESILIVVLTFQNFDDKIGTVSSLILSVILSIIPKHHSLQFITTFGGSCSLMQDLLNPYFTRISLNKLEKNQWVRSREGLLLGFSICYFLIIRKLPWLGLLIYGIAEASTAYLVTKISNPPPEQPKQLINWCSTQLIWSVEEQRRILDGNFIFDKNFKPFPGSFFFYPPPN comes from the coding sequence ATGGCATCCCCAATTTTGATATCTAATCCTTCGAGTAGCGTATCGGTACTTGCCATTGTTAGAGGTGTTCAGTTAGCATTGCTTGGTGGATATAGATCGTTGCAAAATCGACAGTTATATGAAATCGATGTCTGCTGTCTAGCATTGCGGTTGATCCAGATGTCGATTATAATACAAATTATATTATGGACCCCTGCTTACTTTTGCAGATTTGCTACATATATATTGTCTTATTTGTTTAATCGAAACTTGGCCATTGACTTTGATGGTGATTACTTACTTAGcatattgaatatgaattaCATGATGATCTCATCGATACGATTTTTTGAGCCAAGATTAGATGGTATTTTCCTTATGACATTGCTGTTCATGGACAGCAAATCCGATCAGCAGTACTATGCAAACTTGATGAGGTTGTCATTTGAACACAATGAAGACTTAGAGTCTCATATATCGATTTTGACTAGCATTAAACGGAAGTACAATAACTCTATACAATTTCGAAAATTTGTTAAGACAAACACTAAAACCATTTTGAGTACactttcaatttatttaatgtGCAATAAAAGCTCTAAGCTAGAATCAATACTTATTGTCGTACTTACATTTCAGAATTTTGACGATAAAATTGGTACGGTTTCGTCATTGATATTACTGGttattttatcaatcaTTCCAAAACATCATAGTTTGCAATTCATAACAACCTTCGGCGGATCCTGTAGCTTGATGCAAGACTTATTAAATCCATACTTTACTAGAATTAGTTTGAACAAGTTGGAAAAGAATCAATGGGTTAGATCAAGAGAGGGATTATTACTAGGATTTAGCATTTGTTATTTCTTAATTATAAGGAAGTTACCTTGGCTAGGTCTTTTGATTTATGGAATTGCTGAAGCAAGCACTGCATACTTGGtaacaaaaatttcaaatccCCCACCAGAGCAGCCAAAGCAATTAATTAATTGGTGTTCTACCCAATTGATTTGGAGTGTTGAGGAACAGCGTCGTATCTTGGACGgaaattttatctttgatAAGAATTTTAAGCCGTTCCCTGGCTCCTTCTTTTTCTATCCGCCACCTAACTGA
- a CDS encoding DEHA2A02024p (weakly similar to uniprot|P38069 Saccharomyces cerevisiae YBR015C MNN2 Alpha-1 2-mannosyltransferase) gives MVALNNMFGMSKLYVKHSKRILLVCLILVSIHVFYLVHRNKWASNSVSIKNEGYRLIKYFENSESGLMVVEKSYKVSRSEAGRAENEDEGINNNRFNIETIEGYKYDKQQAIDQQQKILQENASVEEKMEFETRFVERLVSFFSDLFVLIEACGPDIDKVNNDEHYQASKEANKFPNRDGRMPTYGGHLRENYLEEPIRTKELLESYLQLSKEEIFALTKSQSKFMESMPNEYPSEMVELSKYNQFLKGDGIVYLGGGKYNQLVMLSLKLLRSHGSQLPVEVIIPKRSDFDIDFCNRVLPNMNAKCKVMSDYLPEKIMKTIGGFQFKTVALLISSFENVLYLDADNLPIKNIDLLFTNKPYVDKHLVMWPDLWRRSTSPIFYDIAQIATDDKKRLRNSYFLGDTRGTSDKISYHDSEGTIPEASSETGQILINKKVHFKTLVLSMYYNFYGPDFYYPLLSQGAAGEGDKETFIAAAHKLDLPYYQVQEFNREFGPINHDTLKHEYFGMGQYDPIIDYIQSSQQEKYFNSVNPTYGKSNTDVENSNYDYHLYHSSSLLFLHANWPKYYVRDLLLGNANGRGPKDKDGNRRRLYDKNLIQELNGYDFELHIMEELKWCFCNLININLADVPNPKDPVRGDICKEIHGQIEFLQQNK, from the coding sequence ATGGTGGCATTAAATAACATGTTTGGCATGAGTAAGCTATATGTCAAACACTCAAAGAGAATCTTGCTAGTGTGCTTAATTCTAGTAAGTATCCATGTGTTCTATTTGGTGCACCGAAATAAATGGGCCCTGAATCtggtttcaataaaaaaCGAAGGATACAGattgatcaaatattttgagaaTTCGGAGTCGGGACTCATGGTGGTTGAGAAGTCGTACAAGGTCAGCAGGAGTGAGGCAGGACGGGCAGAAAACGAGGATGAGGGTATCAACAATAATAGGTTCAACATAGAAACAATCGAAGGATACAAATACGACAAACAACAGGCAATAGACCAACAGCAAAAGATATTGCAAGAAAATGCATCTGTAGAGGAAAAGATGGAATTTGAAACGAGGTTTGTAGAAAGACTTGTTTCGTTTTTCAGCGATTTATTCGTGCTAATCGAAGCGTGTGGACCAGACATTGATAAAGTGAACAACGACGAGCACTACCAGGCGTCGAAGGAGGCAAACAAGTTCCCCAATAGAGATGGACGCATGCCAACGTATGGAGGTCATTTGCGGGAGAACTACCTTGAGGAGCCTATCAGGACCAAAGAATTGCTTGAAAGCTACCTTCAGTTGTCGAAGGAAGAGATATTTGCGTTGACGAAGTCTCAATCCAAATTCATGGAAAGCATGCCCAATGAGTACCCCCTGGAGATGGTGGAGTTGAGTAAGTATAACCAGTTTTTGAAGGGTGACGGGATAGTCTATCTCGGGGGTGGAAAGTATAACCAACTCGTGATGCTCTCGTTGAAGTTGTTAAGATCGCACGGGTCACAGTTGCCGGTCGAAGTGATCATTCCCAAGAGGAGTGACTTCGATATTGATTTCTGTAACCGGGTGCTCCCAAACATGAATGCCAAATGTAAGGTCATGTCAGACTACTTGCCCgaaaaaattatgaaaacCATTGGAGGTTTCCAGTTTAAAACCGTTGCATTGTTGATATCGTCATTCGAAAACGTATTATATCTAGATGCAGATAATTTGCCCATCAAAAACATCGATCTATTATTCACAAACAAACCATACGTTGATAAGCATTTAGTGATGTGGCCTGATTTATGGAGAAGATCTACGTCTCCTATTTTCTACGATATCGCCCAGATTGCTACCGATGACAAGAAAAGATTGCGTAATAGTTACTTCCTTGGTGACACGAGAGGTACTTCCGACAAGATTCTGTACCACGACTCTGAGGGCACTATTCCCGAAGCGTCGAGCGAAACAGGtcaaatattgatcaaCAAAAAGGTTCATTTTAAAACATTAGTCTTGTCTATGTATTATAATTTCTACGGGCCTGATTTCTATTACCCGTTGCTTAGTCAAGGTGCGGCTGGTGAGGGCGATAAAGAAACTTTCATCGCTGCAGCCCATAAACTCGATTTGCCATATTACCAAGTTCAGGAATTTAATAGAGAATTTGGCCCCATCAATCATGATACCCTTAAGCACGAATATTTCGGGATGGGTCAGTACGACCCTATAATTGACTACATACAATCTTCTCAGCAggagaaatatttcaactcCGTCAACCCCACGTACGGCAAAAGTAATACTGATGTTGAGAACAGCAATTACGACTATCATTTGTACCACTCGTCAAgcttattatttcttcacGCAAATTGGCCAAAGTACTATGTCCGTGATTTACTTTTAGGCAACGCCAATGGAAGAGGTCCAAAGGATAAAGACGGAAATAGAAGAAGGTTGTATGACAAAAACTTAATACAAGAATTAAACGGATATGACTTCGAATTGCATATAATGGAAGAACTAAAGTGGTGCTTCTGTAACTTGATCAACATTAATTTGGCAGATGTGCCTAATCCCAAAGATCCTGTTCGTGGTGATATCTGTAAGGAAATTCACGGACAGATTGAATTTTTGcaacaaaacaaataa